Proteins from a single region of Rana temporaria chromosome 5, aRanTem1.1, whole genome shotgun sequence:
- the THEM6 gene encoding protein THEM6, with translation MWLVVSLLGLTAALFSLLDVWYFLRAFFSVLRARLQPVVKDLLKEHAFSGLVLPHDLDFLLHMNNSRYLREADFARLSCFTRCGLFGAIHGLGAGMVMAACTVRYRRSLRLFEAFEIRTRLICWDDKAFYVEQRFVAPKDGFVCAVLLSRQHIIGNTPDKVVQSMCKRKVESPEFPDEVLHWIDYNDSSSQKLRAESGMSHTKDQ, from the exons ATGTGGCTCGTGGTTTCCCTCCTCGGCCTCACCGCCGCCTTGTTCTCCCTGCTGGACGTCTGGTACTTCCTCCGCGCCTTCTTCTCGGTCCTGAGGGCCCGCCTGCAGCCCGTGGTGAAGGACCTGCTGAAGGAGCACGCCTTCTCGGGTTTGGTTCTGCCCCACGACCTGGACTTCCTCCTCCACATGAACAACTCCCGCTACCTCCGGGAGGCCGACTTCGCCAGACTCTCCTGCTTCACCCGCTGCGGCCTCTTCGGAGCCATCCACGGGTTGGGGGCCGGCATGGTGATGGCCGCCTGCACCGTTCGCTACCGCCGCTCGCTGCGCCTGTTCGAGGCGTTCGAGATACGCACCCGTCTGATCTGCTGGGATGACAAGGCCTTCTACGTGGAGCAACGCTTCGTGGCGCCCAAAGATGGCTTCGTCTGCGCCGTTCTGCTGAGTCGGCAGCACATCATAGGCAACACCCCGGACAAGGTGGTGCAAAGCATGTGCAAGAGAAAG GTGGAGTCTCCAGAATTCCCGGATGAGGTCCTCCACTGGATCGACTACAACGACAGCAGCAGCCAGAAGCTGAGGGCAGAGAGCGGGATGTCTCACACTAAAGACCAGTAG